The Nocardioides sp. S5 genome includes a window with the following:
- the argH gene encoding argininosuccinate lyase — protein sequence MAEHGTTNEGALWGGRFASGPSPELQALSRSTHFDWQLTPYDLAGSRAHANALHRAGLLTDADHAELLRGLDVLGERYAAGDLRPSDTDEDVHGALERLLLDEVGTEVGGRLRAGRSRNDQVATLFRAYLRDHARTISALLLDLVDVLAGQAEAHLEVVMPGRTHLQHAQPVLLAHHLMAHAWPLLRDVGRLRDWDARVADDSPYGAGALAGQTLGLDPMAVAAELGFSGSSANSIDGTSARDFAAEFAFVTAQVGVDLSRLAEEVILWTTREFDFARLHDSWSTGSSIMPQKKNPDIAELARGKAGRLIGNLSGLMATLKGLPLAYNRDLQEDKEPVFDSVETLEVLLPAVTGMVATLIFNGERMAELAPQGFSLATDVAEWLVRQGVPFRDAHEVAGACVRRCEELGCDLPDLTDDQLASISPALTSDVRAVLTVDGSVASRSGRGGTAPVRVGEQLDELRSTSADHRARLG from the coding sequence ATGGCCGAGCACGGCACCACCAACGAGGGCGCGCTCTGGGGCGGTCGCTTCGCCAGCGGGCCCTCGCCCGAGCTCCAGGCGCTGTCGAGGTCGACGCACTTCGACTGGCAGCTCACGCCCTACGACCTCGCGGGCTCGCGCGCGCACGCCAACGCGCTGCACCGCGCTGGGCTGCTCACTGACGCCGACCACGCGGAGCTGCTGCGCGGTCTCGACGTGCTGGGGGAGCGGTACGCCGCCGGAGACCTGCGCCCCTCCGACACCGACGAGGACGTGCACGGTGCGCTCGAGCGCCTGCTGCTCGACGAGGTCGGCACCGAGGTCGGGGGCCGGCTGCGGGCCGGCCGCTCACGCAACGACCAGGTCGCGACCCTGTTCCGGGCCTACCTGCGCGACCACGCACGCACGATCTCGGCGCTGCTCCTCGACCTCGTCGACGTCCTCGCCGGCCAGGCCGAGGCGCACCTCGAGGTCGTCATGCCGGGCCGCACCCACCTCCAGCACGCGCAGCCGGTGCTGCTCGCGCACCACCTCATGGCCCACGCGTGGCCGCTGCTCCGCGACGTCGGCCGGCTGCGCGACTGGGATGCTCGCGTGGCCGACGACTCGCCGTACGGCGCCGGTGCCCTCGCGGGGCAGACGCTCGGCCTCGACCCGATGGCAGTCGCCGCCGAGCTCGGCTTCTCGGGTTCCTCGGCGAACTCGATCGACGGCACCTCGGCGCGGGACTTCGCCGCCGAGTTCGCGTTCGTGACCGCCCAGGTCGGTGTCGACCTCTCCCGGCTCGCGGAGGAGGTCATCCTGTGGACCACCCGCGAGTTCGACTTCGCCCGCCTGCACGACTCGTGGTCGACCGGGTCGAGCATCATGCCGCAGAAGAAGAACCCCGACATCGCCGAGCTCGCGCGCGGCAAGGCCGGTCGCCTCATCGGCAACCTGTCCGGCCTGATGGCCACCCTCAAGGGACTGCCGCTCGCCTACAACCGCGACCTGCAGGAGGACAAGGAGCCGGTCTTCGACTCCGTCGAGACCCTCGAGGTGCTGCTGCCCGCGGTGACCGGGATGGTCGCCACGCTGATTTTCAACGGCGAGCGCATGGCCGAGCTCGCGCCGCAGGGCTTCTCGCTCGCCACCGATGTTGCCGAGTGGCTGGTCCGCCAGGGCGTGCCGTTCCGCGACGCCCACGAGGTCGCGGGTGCCTGCGTACGCCGCTGCGAGGAGCTCGGCTGCGATCTTCCTGACCTGACCGACGACCAGCTGGCCTCCATCTCGCCGGCGCTCACCTCTGACGTTCGCGCGGTCCTCACCGTCGACGGCTCCGTCGCCTCGCGCTCGGGACGGGGCGGCACCGCCCCGGTGCGCGTGGGGGAGCAGCTCGACGAGCTGCGCTCGACCAGTGCCGACCACCGTGCCCGACTGGGCTGA
- the argG gene encoding argininosuccinate synthase: MSKVLTSLPVGERVGIAFSGGLDTSVAVAWMRAKGAVPCTYTADIGQYDEPDISGVPSRAMQYGAEIARAVDCRASLVEEGLAAIACGAFHIRSGGRTYFNTTPLGRAVTGTMLVRAMHEDGVDIWGDGSTFKGNDIERFYRYGLLANPELRIYKPWLDADFVHELGGRDEMSQWLTERDLPYRDSKEKAYSTDANIWGATHEAKTLEHLDVSLETVEPIMGVKFWDPSVEIDTEDVTIRFDQGRPVAIDGQSFPDAVQLVLKANEIGGRHGLGMSDQIENRIIEAKSRGIYEAPGMALLWIAYERLLNAVHNEDTIESYHSQGRRLGRLLYEGRWLDPQALMMREAIQRWVASLVTGEVTIRLRRGEDYTVLATDGPAFSYHPDKLSMERTDNAVFGPTDRIGQLTMRNLDIADSRSKLELYASQPQDQGHVLVENGNLFGEIEPGGADRIARRNGADQLDDEALDHAAMDVGTD; this comes from the coding sequence GTGAGCAAGGTCCTCACCTCCCTCCCCGTCGGCGAGCGCGTCGGCATCGCCTTCTCCGGAGGCCTCGACACCTCCGTGGCGGTCGCCTGGATGCGCGCCAAGGGAGCGGTGCCGTGCACCTACACCGCCGACATCGGGCAGTACGACGAGCCCGACATCTCCGGGGTGCCCTCCCGAGCGATGCAGTACGGCGCCGAGATCGCGCGCGCCGTCGACTGCCGCGCCTCGCTCGTCGAGGAGGGTCTGGCTGCGATCGCGTGCGGTGCCTTCCACATCCGCTCCGGTGGTCGCACCTACTTCAACACCACGCCGCTCGGTCGTGCCGTGACGGGGACGATGCTGGTCCGCGCGATGCACGAGGACGGCGTCGACATCTGGGGCGACGGCTCGACGTTCAAGGGCAACGACATCGAGCGGTTCTACCGCTACGGGCTGCTCGCCAACCCCGAGCTGCGGATCTACAAGCCGTGGCTCGACGCCGACTTCGTCCACGAGCTCGGCGGCCGCGACGAGATGAGCCAGTGGCTCACCGAGCGAGACCTGCCCTACCGCGACAGCAAGGAGAAGGCCTACTCCACCGACGCCAACATCTGGGGCGCCACCCACGAGGCCAAGACCCTGGAGCACCTGGACGTCTCGCTGGAGACCGTCGAGCCGATCATGGGCGTGAAGTTCTGGGACCCCTCCGTCGAGATCGACACCGAGGACGTCACGATCCGCTTCGACCAGGGCCGGCCCGTGGCGATCGACGGGCAGTCCTTCCCCGACGCCGTCCAGCTGGTGCTGAAGGCCAACGAGATCGGTGGGCGCCACGGGCTCGGCATGTCCGACCAGATCGAGAACCGCATCATCGAGGCCAAGTCCCGCGGCATCTACGAGGCGCCCGGCATGGCGTTGCTGTGGATCGCCTACGAGCGACTGCTCAACGCGGTGCACAACGAGGACACCATCGAGAGCTACCACAGCCAGGGCCGTCGACTGGGCCGGTTGCTCTACGAGGGCCGCTGGCTCGACCCGCAGGCACTGATGATGCGTGAGGCGATCCAGCGCTGGGTGGCCTCCCTCGTCACCGGTGAGGTGACGATCCGTCTGCGGCGCGGTGAGGACTACACGGTCCTGGCCACCGACGGTCCGGCCTTCTCCTACCACCCCGACAAGCTCTCCATGGAGCGCACCGACAACGCCGTCTTCGGTCCGACCGACCGGATCGGCCAGCTCACGATGCGCAACCTCGACATCGCCGACTCGCGCAGCAAGCTCGAGCTCTACGCCTCCCAGCCGCAGGACCAGGGCCACGTCCTGGTCGAGAACGGCAACCTGTTCGGTGAGATCGAGCCCGGGGGTGCGGACCGGATCGCTCGGCGCAACGGCGCCGACCAGCTGGACGACGAGGCCCTCGACCACGCGGCGATGGACGTCGGGACCGACTGA
- the argF gene encoding ornithine carbamoyltransferase: MTRHLLRDDDLSPAELLEVLDLADAMKADQFGHKPLAGPHTVALVFDRPTLRTQVSFAAGIAELGGNPMTVDGGLAAMGSREGVEDVARVLGRQASAIVWRTAHQSDVVTMAEHAGVPVLNALTDEFHPCQLLADLQTVREHKGQLAGVRAAFVGDGACNMGNSWVLAGASAGMHVVVGAPDGFAPDATVVAQARELAQHTGGSIEITTDPVEAVGGADVVITDSWVSMGREEESQDRLRVFPPYGVTEELLAHAAADAIVMHCLPAYRGKEIAESVIEGPQSVVWDEAENRRHAQKAVLTWLLEHP, from the coding sequence ATGACCCGCCACCTCCTCCGCGACGACGACCTGTCGCCCGCAGAGCTCCTCGAGGTGCTCGACCTTGCCGACGCGATGAAGGCGGACCAGTTCGGCCACAAGCCGCTCGCCGGCCCGCACACCGTCGCGCTGGTCTTCGACCGTCCGACCCTGCGCACGCAGGTGTCGTTCGCGGCCGGCATCGCCGAGCTCGGTGGCAACCCGATGACCGTCGACGGCGGGCTGGCGGCCATGGGCTCGCGCGAGGGCGTCGAGGACGTGGCCCGCGTCCTGGGGCGCCAGGCCTCGGCGATCGTGTGGCGCACCGCGCACCAGAGCGACGTGGTGACCATGGCCGAGCACGCAGGCGTACCTGTCCTCAACGCGCTCACCGACGAGTTCCACCCCTGCCAGCTGCTCGCCGACCTCCAGACCGTGCGCGAGCACAAGGGCCAGCTCGCCGGCGTCCGGGCGGCCTTCGTCGGAGACGGTGCCTGCAACATGGGCAACTCGTGGGTGCTGGCCGGTGCCTCGGCCGGGATGCACGTCGTCGTCGGTGCTCCCGACGGCTTCGCCCCCGACGCCACGGTGGTGGCCCAGGCACGCGAGCTCGCACAACACACCGGCGGCTCCATCGAGATCACGACCGACCCCGTGGAGGCCGTCGGTGGCGCCGACGTCGTGATCACCGACTCGTGGGTCAGCATGGGCCGCGAGGAGGAGTCGCAGGACCGCCTCCGCGTCTTCCCGCCCTACGGCGTGACCGAGGAGCTCCTCGCCCATGCTGCCGCGGACGCCATCGTGATGCACTGCCTGCCCGCCTACCGCGGCAAGGAGATCGCCGAGTCCGTCATCGAGGGCCCGCAGTCGGTCGTGTGGGACGAGGCCGAGAACCGGCGCCACGCCCAGAAGGCCGTCCTCACCTGGCTCCTGGAGCACCCGTGA
- a CDS encoding arginine repressor, with product MTPLTKGARHQRIIDLVTSRPVRSQTELADLLAGLGVRVTQATLSRDLVELDAVKVRGVDGALVYAVPGEGGDRTPTAPRDSAAGRDRLARLCAELLVSAEASANLVVLRTPPGAAQFLASAFDKADLGDILGTIAGDDTLLVIGRDPSGGDSLAQRFLDLANDPHHASSASSAAAPATTTPAKDVL from the coding sequence ATGACCCCGCTGACCAAGGGAGCGCGGCACCAGCGGATCATCGACCTCGTGACCTCCCGGCCTGTGCGCTCCCAGACCGAGCTCGCCGACCTGCTGGCCGGCCTCGGCGTACGCGTCACCCAGGCCACGCTGAGCCGCGACCTCGTCGAGCTCGACGCGGTCAAGGTCCGCGGTGTCGACGGCGCGCTGGTCTACGCCGTCCCCGGTGAGGGAGGTGACCGCACCCCCACGGCCCCGCGCGACTCCGCTGCCGGACGCGACCGGCTCGCGCGGCTGTGCGCCGAGCTGCTCGTCAGCGCGGAGGCCAGCGCCAACCTCGTCGTGCTGCGCACCCCGCCGGGCGCCGCCCAGTTCCTGGCCAGCGCCTTCGACAAGGCCGACCTCGGCGACATCCTCGGCACCATCGCCGGCGACGACACGCTGCTCGTCATCGGGCGCGACCCGTCCGGCGGGGACTCCCTCGCCCAGCGCTTCCTCGACCTCGCCAACGACCCCCACCACGCCTCGTCCGCCAGCAGCGCGGCCGCCCCCGCCACCACCACCCCAGCAAAGGACGTCCTGTGA